A region of Beijerinckiaceae bacterium RH AL1 DNA encodes the following proteins:
- a CDS encoding hypothetical protein (ID:RHAL1_p00106;~conserved protein of unknown function;~source:Prodigal:2.6) — translation MSQNLSLAQRHAWNLAETLMVCVVLFESDGGYGVLPFDEFDGDPTLILFEYDPYR, via the coding sequence ATGTCGCAGAATCTCAGCCTCGCCCAGCGTCACGCCTGGAACCTCGCCGAGACCCTGATGGTCTGCGTCGTTCTCTTCGAGTCGGACGGGGGATACGGCGTTCTGCCCTTCGATGAATTCGATGGCGACCCCACCTTGATCCTTTTCGAATACGATCCGTACCGCTGA
- a CDS encoding Cation diffusion facilitator family transporter (ID:RHAL1_p00107;~source:Prodigal:2.6) gives MIDTVRDWFGFGGSDITSSHGGHGHGHDDGKRHGHTHGVIDPSLASSDEGIWAIKWSFAILAVTAILQLIVVVISGSVALLADMIHNIGDATTAIPLWFAFMLARRKPSKTFTYGLGRAEDLAGIMIVAIILFSAIVAGYEAISRLIHPQPVQQLGWLAAAGVIGFLGNEVVAVFRIRVGRRMNSAALIADGYHARTDGLTSLAVVIGAIGVWLGFPLADPIIGLLITIAIFGIVWQSSRAVITRMLDGVEPGITEEIRHSAEHVAGIRKVTDAKARWLGHELHAEVTIAVDDQLSLAQANAISAALQGELRAHIPALAVTNVRFDQGDVVAVTSSSHNHAPEPFKVDGRLAQGLLEIVYTAEGERFRLTVQKHSHGLGATVVIKRPGGNETLLLLPENDDHHSFWSASAPAEPHEFDATLFLKRGVEEEAIPFHMAEPEGHHH, from the coding sequence TTGATTGACACCGTTCGCGACTGGTTCGGCTTTGGCGGATCGGACATAACCTCGAGTCATGGCGGCCACGGCCACGGACATGACGACGGCAAGCGCCACGGCCATACCCACGGCGTGATCGACCCCTCGCTCGCGTCAAGCGACGAGGGCATCTGGGCCATCAAATGGTCGTTCGCCATCCTCGCCGTGACCGCGATCCTCCAGCTGATCGTTGTCGTCATCTCGGGCAGCGTCGCTCTACTCGCCGACATGATCCACAACATCGGCGACGCGACGACGGCGATCCCGCTGTGGTTCGCCTTCATGCTGGCGCGACGCAAGCCTTCGAAGACGTTCACCTACGGGCTGGGACGTGCAGAGGATCTTGCCGGCATCATGATCGTCGCCATCATCCTCTTCAGCGCGATCGTTGCCGGCTACGAGGCGATCTCACGCCTCATCCATCCTCAACCCGTGCAACAGCTTGGATGGCTGGCTGCCGCCGGCGTCATCGGCTTTCTCGGCAACGAGGTCGTCGCCGTCTTCCGCATCCGCGTCGGCCGTCGCATGAACAGCGCGGCGCTCATCGCCGACGGCTACCATGCCCGAACCGACGGGCTGACCAGCCTCGCCGTCGTCATCGGCGCAATTGGCGTATGGTTGGGCTTCCCGCTCGCCGATCCGATCATCGGCCTCCTGATCACCATTGCGATCTTCGGCATCGTCTGGCAGTCGTCCCGCGCCGTGATCACCCGCATGCTCGACGGCGTCGAGCCCGGTATCACCGAGGAAATCCGCCATTCGGCCGAGCACGTAGCCGGCATTAGAAAGGTGACGGACGCCAAGGCCCGTTGGCTCGGTCACGAGCTTCACGCCGAGGTCACGATCGCCGTCGACGACCAGCTGTCTTTGGCGCAGGCGAACGCCATCTCGGCGGCGCTGCAAGGCGAGTTGCGCGCCCACATCCCGGCGCTGGCGGTAACGAACGTCCGCTTCGATCAGGGCGACGTGGTCGCTGTGACCTCGAGCTCTCACAATCACGCGCCCGAACCCTTCAAGGTCGATGGGCGGTTGGCGCAGGGACTCCTCGAGATCGTCTATACGGCGGAAGGGGAGCGGTTCCGTCTCACCGTGCAGAAGCATTCGCACGGTCTCGGCGCAACGGTGGTGATCAAGAGGCCTGGCGGGAACGAGACCCTGCTACTCTTGCCGGAGAACGACGATCATCACTCCTTTTGGAGCGCCTCCGCGCCGGCTGAGCCGCACGAGTTCGACGCAACACTCTTCCTCAAGCGTGGTGTCGAGGAGGAGGCGATTCCGTTCCATATGGCCGAGCCCGAGGGTCATCATCACTGA
- a CDS encoding Nickel resistance protein (ID:RHAL1_p00108;~source:Prodigal:2.6), producing MQHASHPDIIKRLKRAHGHLASVVAMMEQGRSCVDLAQQLHAVENAISNAKRELIQDHMEHCLGNGLGEAAKNTKSALAEFKALAKYL from the coding sequence ATGCAACATGCTTCCCATCCCGACATCATTAAGCGGCTCAAGCGAGCTCACGGTCATCTGGCCTCGGTCGTCGCGATGATGGAGCAGGGACGCTCCTGCGTGGACCTCGCGCAGCAGCTTCATGCCGTCGAGAACGCGATCTCGAATGCCAAGCGCGAGCTGATCCAGGATCACATGGAGCATTGCCTCGGCAACGGCCTCGGCGAAGCCGCCAAGAACACGAAGTCCGCGCTCGCCGAATTCAAGGCCCTCGCCAAATACCTGTAA